The Sphingobacteriales bacterium DNA segment ACCACGCTATCACACCATTGGAAAACACCAATGTCTTGGGCGAAACCAAAAGACACATTGCACGTATCCAGACTGAATTGAAGAAAAGACAATTATCTAAACAAGCATAAACAAAGTGCAGATGACAACCGAGTTAACAACGGAAAGAAAATTAAGGAAAACAAGAGTAGGGGTGGTTACTTCCAACAAAATGGAGAAAACCATTACCGTATCTGTTGTCCGTAAACTGAAACATCCCAAGTATGGTAAATTCTTGAAGAAAACCAAGAAATTTCATGCACACGATGAAAACAATGAATGCAACATCGGCGATACCGTAAAAATTATGGAAACACGCCCTTTAAGTGCAACAAAGAGATGGAGATTACTAGAAATCGTTGAAAAGGCTAAATAAAAATGGTACAACAAGAATCAAGACTGAGAGTAGCTGACAACAGCGGAGCCAAAGAAGTACTTTGCATCAGGGTACTGAAAGGCACAAGAGCAAGATATGCATCTATAGGCGACAAGATCGTAGTGTCTGTAAAAGAGGCAATGCCGGGTGGAAACGTCAAAAAGAAACAGGT contains these protein-coding regions:
- the rpmC gene encoding 50S ribosomal protein L29, with product MATTIAYSEIAGWTTEELNNELSATKMKLTKLRFNHAITPLENTNVLGETKRHIARIQTELKKRQLSKQA
- the rpsQ gene encoding 30S ribosomal protein S17, producing the protein MTTELTTERKLRKTRVGVVTSNKMEKTITVSVVRKLKHPKYGKFLKKTKKFHAHDENNECNIGDTVKIMETRPLSATKRWRLLEIVEKAK